Proteins encoded together in one Anaerotignum propionicum DSM 1682 window:
- a CDS encoding ABC transporter ATP-binding protein, with product MNSTIVIAANGLQKNFRQHEVLSNFNLNIPKGNIYGLLGENGSGKTTFMKILLGLLKPSGGEAYVCGNIVTEHDKSYLSKVGSLIEIPAFYDWLTVGENLSLHCDYLKKNYDKIPEILNIVGIPGTENNKISELSLGMKQRLAIGRALLGEPEILILDEPINGVDPKGIIEIRNLLLQLKQEQKLTILLSSHIISELEKIADIIGVMHNGKIVSEIPKETFAKVDFDFEKQFLILTQD from the coding sequence ATGAACAGTACGATAGTTATTGCAGCAAATGGACTGCAAAAGAATTTTAGACAGCATGAAGTGCTATCCAATTTTAACTTAAATATTCCCAAAGGGAATATCTATGGGCTATTAGGCGAAAATGGTTCAGGAAAAACTACGTTCATGAAAATCCTACTCGGCTTATTAAAACCATCAGGGGGCGAAGCATATGTATGCGGTAACATTGTAACCGAGCATGACAAGAGCTATTTATCAAAGGTAGGCAGTCTAATTGAAATTCCAGCGTTTTATGATTGGCTTACTGTAGGTGAAAATCTATCTTTGCATTGTGATTATCTAAAGAAAAACTATGATAAAATACCAGAAATACTGAATATTGTGGGCATTCCTGGAACAGAAAATAATAAAATAAGCGAACTATCCCTTGGCATGAAACAGCGTTTGGCGATTGGACGTGCCCTGTTGGGTGAGCCGGAGATATTGATTTTAGATGAGCCAATCAATGGCGTTGACCCAAAGGGCATTATTGAAATCAGGAACCTGTTATTGCAGTTGAAACAAGAACAGAAGCTGACGATTCTTTTAAGCAGTCACATTATCAGCGAGCTTGAGAAAATAGCTGATATTATTGGGGTTATGCACAATGGTAAAATTGTTTCTGAAATTCCCAAAGAAACCTTTGCAAAAGTTGATTTTGATTTTGAGAAACAATTCCTTATTTTAACACAAGATTAG
- a CDS encoding ABC transporter permease, translating to MSIKRLIQIEYKKMKLNRFWKQVSVANVVIILLTLITKFTFSASGTSSSALSTVSIIDTFVKSVFIVWQAVLIAMIIVDEFKSKTALLLFSYPIERKRILTSKLILTVILTFSGMLITMIFVNVIAFSLSTILPFVDYHVSINDIILLGVTTITSICMGMAPLFIGMQNKSTITTVVSSIAIVSLTVGSGIGDGSRMINILPVSIALGSIGIILAYIAIKKISTDDTIF from the coding sequence ATGAGTATAAAAAGGCTTATTCAAATCGAATATAAAAAAATGAAATTGAACCGTTTTTGGAAACAGGTTTCGGTTGCCAATGTCGTTATCATCTTATTGACGCTGATTACAAAATTTACGTTTTCAGCGTCGGGCACCTCTAGTTCCGCACTTAGTACCGTCAGCATTATTGATACTTTTGTAAAATCTGTATTTATTGTGTGGCAGGCGGTTTTGATTGCAATGATCATTGTAGACGAGTTCAAAAGCAAAACTGCACTCCTGCTTTTCAGCTATCCGATTGAGCGAAAACGAATTTTGACAAGTAAGCTGATCTTGACTGTCATTTTGACGTTTAGCGGAATGCTGATAACAATGATATTTGTCAATGTCATTGCATTCAGTTTAAGTACGATACTTCCATTTGTCGATTACCATGTTTCAATAAATGACATTATTTTATTGGGAGTGACTACCATCACATCTATTTGTATGGGAATGGCTCCGTTATTTATTGGTATGCAAAATAAATCCACTATAACAACCGTAGTAAGTTCGATTGCTATTGTCAGTTTAACTGTGGGTTCAGGCATTGGTGATGGTTCTAGAATGATAAATATTTTACCAGTTTCTATTGCGTTGGGGAGTATTGGAATTATTTTGGCTTATATTGCAATTAAAAAAATTAGCACAGATGACACTATTTTTTAG
- a CDS encoding MFS transporter has product MNFTLLVLGQVSSLFGNFILKFALYMYVLEAVGSATIFAGILAMATFPTILLSVLGGILADRANRKIIMVALDTLTGISILGATLLFSGSNGIVVIGVLLILLSIWGAFESPTVQACVPQMQSGDNIIKGNAIVNQVAAVAALIAPQYLEAYYMSRSA; this is encoded by the coding sequence TTGAATTTTACGTTACTTGTTTTAGGGCAAGTAAGCTCATTGTTCGGCAATTTCATATTAAAGTTTGCATTGTATATGTATGTTTTAGAGGCCGTAGGTTCAGCAACAATATTTGCAGGTATTTTAGCAATGGCAACATTTCCAACGATCTTACTTTCGGTGTTAGGCGGTATTCTTGCAGATAGAGCGAACAGAAAAATCATTATGGTAGCATTAGATACCCTAACAGGCATATCCATTTTAGGTGCAACCCTCTTATTTTCTGGAAGCAATGGTATTGTTGTAATAGGTGTACTACTAATACTGCTTTCTATTTGGGGGGCCTTTGAGTCGCCAACTGTTCAAGCGTGTGTACCTCAAATGCAATCAGGTGATAACATTATCAAAGGGAATGCTATTGTAAATCAAGTAGCTGCGGTGGCGGCTCTGATTGCCCCCCAATACTTGGAAGCGTATTATATGTCACGTTCGGCTTAA
- a CDS encoding alpha/beta fold hydrolase: protein MKIQPLDHEAIKETGWSDIYVSGYSQKVHIFHYRAGANCKNIIILHTPVTAIKNCYECFEQLGRIYSFNVFAVDYVPGEGECSGDTQDFTLPNMVANLDAMYEYVRVHYSDDIHLLGYTGAGGIMAQYYLGTGPKFKSFAQFACGIYGDTTPLGLPKAFVKSAMRILRLLVKIKPTLSMPFTPPSAKGYHAELDNEFYKTILVRDPNFFALKINSLLRILECMAGKESLLKVPITCPTLVFKTLHDRYFSSDYFDRYYNSLTCEKKLVEIDDSHNSYFITPEPFMKEIAAWVNCH, encoded by the coding sequence GTGAAAATCCAACCACTAGATCATGAAGCAATCAAAGAAACCGGGTGGAGCGATATTTATGTTTCCGGCTATTCGCAAAAGGTACATATTTTTCACTACCGTGCCGGAGCGAACTGTAAAAATATCATCATCTTGCATACACCCGTAACTGCAATAAAAAATTGTTATGAATGCTTTGAACAGCTTGGCCGCATTTATAGTTTTAATGTGTTTGCTGTAGATTATGTACCAGGAGAGGGTGAGTGCAGCGGAGATACGCAAGACTTTACACTGCCAAATATGGTAGCGAATTTGGATGCTATGTATGAATATGTGCGTGTCCATTATTCCGACGATATTCATCTACTAGGTTATACTGGAGCTGGCGGCATAATGGCACAATATTATTTGGGAACAGGTCCTAAGTTTAAAAGCTTTGCACAATTTGCCTGTGGGATTTATGGGGACACAACGCCGTTGGGGCTGCCAAAGGCTTTTGTTAAGTCTGCTATGCGCATCTTACGTCTGTTAGTAAAGATAAAGCCCACTCTTTCGATGCCTTTTACGCCCCCTTCAGCGAAGGGTTATCATGCAGAATTGGATAATGAATTTTACAAAACCATACTTGTACGAGATCCGAATTTCTTTGCCTTAAAAATAAATAGTTTGCTTAGAATACTAGAGTGCATGGCTGGGAAAGAAAGCTTGTTAAAAGTACCTATCACCTGCCCCACACTGGTATTCAAAACATTGCATGACCGATATTTTTCTTCCGACTATTTTGACCGGTATTATAACTCTCTAACTTGTGAAAAAAAGCTCGTTGAAATAGACGATAGTCATAACAGCTACTTTATTACACCAGAACCTTTTATGAAAGAAATTGCTGCATGGGTAAACTGCCATTAA
- a CDS encoding TetR/AcrR family transcriptional regulator has protein sequence MPKFSAIEREKIYSLLLEKGEKLFNEKGFYAVTAEEVALSAGIAKGTFYHFFENKEHLFMVINNSLQASIFIRLQQMLEKPENMTQTERFYQLLCYIMDAFIENPLIINIDAQVWERIEAKAPKACIDENDARDSELVSMMGHSGFSFRYDLERTMKLLQMQFVQLAYIKRETQSIELMKIVLKALAEHLIKEDIK, from the coding sequence ATGCCAAAGTTTTCAGCTATAGAACGGGAAAAGATATACTCTTTACTATTGGAAAAGGGAGAAAAGTTGTTTAACGAAAAAGGCTTCTATGCAGTAACAGCAGAGGAAGTAGCCTTGTCAGCCGGAATAGCCAAAGGAACCTTTTATCATTTTTTTGAAAATAAAGAACATCTTTTTATGGTGATTAACAACAGCTTGCAAGCCAGCATTTTTATTCGCTTACAGCAGATGCTTGAGAAGCCTGAAAACATGACTCAAACCGAAAGATTTTATCAATTGCTGTGTTATATAATGGACGCGTTTATTGAAAATCCGCTCATTATCAATATTGATGCACAGGTATGGGAGCGTATAGAAGCAAAAGCACCAAAAGCATGCATAGATGAAAATGATGCAAGAGATTCAGAATTGGTCTCAATGATGGGGCACTCCGGTTTTTCCTTTCGGTACGATTTGGAGCGTACAATGAAGCTTCTGCAAATGCAATTTGTGCAACTGGCTTATATCAAAAGGGAGACACAAAGCATAGAACTGATGAAAATTGTTTTGAAGGCATTGGCGGAGCATTTGATAAAGGAGGACATAAAGTGA
- a CDS encoding GNAT family N-acetyltransferase, giving the protein MSELQYKNLDICHAEGLLNIWANADVIKYTNMKLPCTLKDVENRIEIFKPLDVFAVIQKGELIGIIGCPPINKEKLQYGLFYQFCKSAWGQGNATIATKWLIDYMKQKYKNATLFADVVVDNIASEKILQKFGFEKFSEELIERDGIKLKVHNYKL; this is encoded by the coding sequence ATGAGTGAGTTACAATATAAAAATCTTGATATTTGTCACGCAGAGGGTTTATTAAATATTTGGGCAAATGCTGATGTTATTAAGTACACAAATATGAAGCTTCCATGTACTTTGAAAGATGTTGAAAATAGAATCGAGATATTTAAGCCTTTAGATGTTTTTGCAGTAATTCAAAAGGGAGAGCTTATCGGTATTATCGGTTGTCCGCCTATAAACAAAGAAAAACTGCAATATGGGTTATTCTATCAGTTTTGCAAATCGGCATGGGGACAAGGAAACGCTACTATTGCTACAAAGTGGTTAATTGACTACATGAAGCAAAAATATAAAAATGCTACATTATTTGCAGATGTAGTAGTTGATAATATAGCAAGTGAAAAAATCTTACAGAAGTTTGGTTTTGAAAAGTTTTCAGAAGAATTGATAGAACGTGATGGCATAAAACTTAAAGTTCATAACTACAAATTATGA
- a CDS encoding DUF3795 domain-containing protein, with protein MFESRCGVCCNSCERKEEVKCKGCINMPAPFWGGECKVKSCCENKRLNHCGECMDFPCDMLANMGKDQGFDPNIKLEQCKIWANEETASTVATMTTLGIL; from the coding sequence ATGTTTGAATCAAGATGTGGCGTTTGCTGTAATAGCTGTGAACGCAAAGAGGAAGTCAAATGTAAGGGATGTATTAATATGCCTGCGCCTTTTTGGGGTGGTGAGTGCAAGGTCAAAAGTTGTTGCGAGAATAAGAGATTGAATCATTGTGGAGAATGCATGGATTTTCCTTGTGATATGCTTGCAAATATGGGCAAAGACCAAGGATTTGACCCCAATATCAAATTAGAACAGTGTAAAATTTGGGCAAACGAAGAAACGGCAAGCACCGTAGCTACTATGACTACGTTGGGAATCCTATAG